The proteins below come from a single Kitasatospora sp. NBC_00315 genomic window:
- a CDS encoding VOC family protein, with protein MTATDGFPARISIVTLGVSDLERSARFYEQLGWRRSAKSSPEIVWFRTADSVLGLFPYEELAADAGIPATGEPSFRGVTLAVNLESPEQVDTAVEVAVAAGATVVKPPTATSWGGYSGYFEDLDGHLWELAHNPFFPFTEAGQLDLP; from the coding sequence ATGACAGCTACCGATGGCTTCCCGGCCCGTATCAGCATCGTCACCCTCGGGGTGTCCGACCTGGAGCGCAGCGCCCGGTTCTACGAGCAGCTCGGCTGGCGGCGCTCGGCGAAGTCCAGCCCGGAGATCGTCTGGTTCCGCACCGCCGACTCCGTGCTGGGGCTCTTCCCGTACGAGGAGCTGGCCGCCGACGCCGGCATCCCGGCGACCGGCGAGCCGTCCTTCCGGGGCGTGACGCTGGCGGTGAACCTGGAGTCACCCGAGCAGGTCGACACGGCGGTCGAGGTGGCCGTGGCGGCGGGCGCGACGGTCGTCAAGCCGCCGACCGCCACGTCCTGGGGCGGCTACTCCGGGTACTTCGAGGACCTGGACGGCCACCTGTGGGAGCTGGCGCACAACCCGTTCTTCCCGTTCACCGAGGCCGGCCAGCTGGACCTGCCGTAG
- a CDS encoding MFS transporter yields the protein MADLSPAGSGLPSASFPGRRSTGRRLSEALLPLELAPRAQLRLAAVSRWNAVRGIRVGLCGAALLFLLIGANLATPIYPYLQQRLGLTALDTTVLFTVYVFALVPVLAAVGHWSDLLGRRALILPAVALAAGGDAVFATADSFWQLAAGRAVQGIAVGMSTGAAGAALGDLLPERPTLAAKLTLACSAGGVALGPIIGATLSGGANPLLTPFLVHAVALLALCVPLAVVHPRMPGRRRHPTAPPRITSPAHLRPRRLALPARGRREFLLAAGAGFVSYAVFGVYLSLAPAFSARLLHSGSHLTGAVVAALLLGSSAAVQLLVPPTSDRLVIALGMTGLAAGLGLVVTAQYTGTPALLFIGSVLGGACQGVAFRSLFTGAVAAMDPERRGSELSALWVIVYLGSSLPIVAVGALTQHYGLLPAVSGFAVLAALACMALAGAVLRRPRA from the coding sequence ATGGCGGACCTCTCCCCCGCCGGCTCCGGCCTGCCCTCCGCGTCCTTCCCCGGACGCCGGAGCACCGGACGCCGACTGTCGGAGGCCCTGCTCCCACTGGAGCTCGCCCCTCGCGCGCAGCTGCGGCTGGCCGCCGTCAGCCGCTGGAACGCGGTACGCGGCATCCGCGTCGGCCTCTGCGGCGCCGCCCTCCTGTTCCTCCTGATCGGCGCCAACCTGGCCACACCGATCTACCCCTACCTGCAGCAGCGGCTCGGCCTGACCGCCCTGGACACCACGGTCCTGTTCACCGTGTACGTCTTCGCGCTGGTCCCCGTGCTCGCGGCGGTCGGCCACTGGTCCGACCTGCTGGGGCGACGCGCCCTGATCCTGCCCGCCGTGGCGCTGGCCGCGGGCGGGGACGCGGTCTTCGCGACCGCCGACAGCTTCTGGCAGCTGGCCGCAGGGCGCGCCGTCCAGGGCATCGCGGTCGGCATGTCCACCGGGGCCGCCGGAGCCGCCCTCGGCGACCTGCTGCCCGAGCGCCCCACCCTCGCCGCGAAGCTCACCCTGGCGTGCTCGGCGGGCGGCGTCGCCCTGGGCCCGATCATCGGCGCCACCCTGTCCGGCGGCGCGAACCCCCTGCTCACGCCGTTCCTGGTGCACGCCGTCGCGCTGCTCGCGCTGTGCGTCCCGCTCGCCGTGGTGCACCCGCGGATGCCGGGCCGGCGCCGACACCCCACCGCGCCGCCGCGCATCACCAGCCCGGCCCACCTGCGCCCCCGCCGCCTGGCCCTGCCGGCCCGCGGCCGGCGCGAGTTCCTGCTGGCCGCCGGCGCCGGCTTCGTCTCGTACGCGGTCTTCGGCGTCTACCTCAGCCTCGCGCCCGCGTTCTCGGCGAGGCTGCTGCACAGCGGCTCCCACCTGACCGGCGCGGTGGTGGCGGCCCTGCTGCTGGGCTCCTCGGCCGCCGTCCAGCTGCTCGTCCCGCCGACCTCGGACCGCCTGGTGATCGCCCTGGGCATGACCGGGCTGGCGGCCGGGCTCGGCCTGGTGGTCACCGCGCAGTACACCGGGACGCCCGCCCTGCTGTTCATCGGCAGCGTGCTCGGCGGCGCCTGCCAGGGCGTCGCGTTCCGTTCACTGTTCACCGGCGCCGTCGCGGCGATGGACCCGGAGCGCCGGGGCAGCGAGCTGAGCGCCCTGTGGGTGATCGTCTACCTCGGCAGCTCACTGCCGATCGTCGCGGTCGGCGCCCTCACCCAGCACTACGGCCTGCTGCCCGCCGTCAGCGGCTTCGCCGTACTGGCCGCGCTGGCCTGCATGGCGCTGGCGGGTGCGGTGCTCCGCCGGCCCCGGGCGTAG
- a CDS encoding metal-sulfur cluster assembly factor: MVGTTAGTVSVEDLTEALMDVVDPELGIDVVNLGLIYGIHIDESDVATIDMTLTSAACPLTDVIEDQAKTATDGLVQDLRINWVWMPPWGPDKITDDGRDQLRALGFNV, encoded by the coding sequence ATCGTCGGCACCACGGCCGGAACCGTCTCCGTCGAGGACCTCACCGAGGCCCTGATGGACGTCGTCGACCCCGAGCTGGGCATCGACGTGGTGAACCTGGGCCTGATCTACGGCATCCACATCGACGAGTCCGATGTGGCCACCATCGACATGACGCTCACCTCCGCGGCCTGCCCGCTGACCGACGTCATCGAGGACCAGGCGAAGACCGCCACCGACGGCCTCGTCCAGGATCTGCGGATCAACTGGGTCTGGATGCCGCCGTGGGGCCCGGACAAGATCACCGACGACGGTCGCGACCAGCTCCGCGCGCTCGGCTTCAACGTCTGA
- the sufU gene encoding Fe-S cluster assembly sulfur transfer protein SufU: MKLDSMYQEIILDHYRNPHGKGLRDGDAEVHHVNPTCGDEITLRVRLDGSTVVDVSYESQGCSISQASASVLNDLVVGKSVGEGQAIQEAFLALMQSKGQGEGDEEVLEDAVAFAGVSKYPARVKCALLSWMAWKDATVQALAQHPAVND; this comes from the coding sequence ATGAAGCTCGACTCCATGTACCAGGAGATCATCCTGGATCACTACCGCAACCCCCACGGCAAGGGGCTGCGCGACGGCGACGCCGAGGTCCACCACGTCAACCCGACCTGCGGCGACGAGATCACCCTGCGGGTGCGGCTCGACGGCTCGACGGTCGTGGACGTCAGCTACGAGTCGCAGGGCTGCTCGATCAGCCAGGCCAGCGCCTCGGTGCTGAACGACCTGGTGGTCGGCAAGAGCGTCGGTGAGGGCCAGGCCATCCAGGAGGCCTTCCTGGCGCTGATGCAGAGCAAGGGCCAGGGCGAGGGCGACGAGGAGGTGCTGGAGGACGCGGTCGCGTTCGCCGGCGTCTCCAAGTACCCGGCCCGGGTCAAGTGCGCGCTGCTGAGCTGGATGGCCTGGAAGGACGCCACCGTCCAGGCACTCGCGCAGCACCCCGCCGTCAACGACTGA
- a CDS encoding cysteine desulfurase produces MDSGSARALTGPLAAAQEFGDAIRKDFPILQRVLHDGKPLVYLDNAATSQKPRQVLDALNGYYERHNANVHRGVHVLAEEATALYEGARDKVAAFINAPSRDEVVFTKNASESLNLVANMLGWAEEPYKVDADAEIVITEMEHHSNIVPWQLLSQRTGAQLKWFGLTDDGRLDLSNLDELINEKTKIVSFTLVSNLLGTVNPVEAIVRRAQAVGALVLIDASQAAPHMVMDVQALEADFVAFTGHKMLGPTGIGVLWGRQELLEDLPPFLGGGEMIETVTMGSSTYAPAPHKFEAGTPPIAQAVGLGAAIDYLSAIGMDRIAEHEHAITAYAVERLLEVPDLRIIGPRTAVDRGAAISFVLGDIHPHDVGQVLDEQGIAVRVGHHCARPVCLRYGIPATTRASFYLYSTPADVDALIDGLHHVRNFFG; encoded by the coding sequence ATCGACTCTGGCTCGGCGCGTGCGCTGACGGGTCCGCTGGCCGCGGCGCAGGAGTTCGGCGACGCGATCCGCAAGGACTTCCCGATCCTGCAGCGCGTGCTGCACGACGGCAAGCCGCTGGTCTACCTGGACAACGCGGCGACCTCGCAGAAGCCCCGGCAGGTGCTGGACGCGCTGAACGGGTACTACGAGCGGCACAACGCCAACGTGCACCGCGGCGTCCACGTCCTGGCCGAGGAGGCCACGGCGCTGTACGAGGGTGCCCGGGACAAGGTCGCGGCGTTCATCAACGCGCCGAGCCGGGACGAGGTGGTCTTCACCAAGAACGCCTCGGAGTCGCTCAACCTGGTCGCCAACATGCTCGGCTGGGCGGAGGAGCCCTACAAGGTCGACGCCGACGCCGAGATCGTCATCACCGAGATGGAGCACCACTCCAACATCGTCCCGTGGCAGCTGCTCTCGCAGCGCACCGGTGCGCAGCTGAAGTGGTTCGGCCTGACCGACGACGGCCGGCTCGACCTGTCGAACCTCGACGAGCTGATCAACGAGAAGACGAAGATCGTCTCCTTCACGCTGGTCTCCAACCTGCTGGGCACCGTCAACCCGGTCGAGGCGATCGTCCGCCGCGCCCAGGCGGTCGGCGCCCTGGTGCTGATCGACGCCTCGCAGGCGGCGCCGCACATGGTGATGGACGTCCAGGCCCTGGAGGCCGACTTCGTCGCCTTCACCGGTCACAAGATGCTCGGTCCCACCGGCATCGGCGTCCTCTGGGGCCGCCAGGAGCTGCTGGAGGACCTCCCGCCGTTCCTCGGCGGCGGCGAGATGATCGAGACCGTCACCATGGGCTCGTCCACCTATGCCCCGGCGCCGCACAAGTTCGAGGCCGGCACCCCGCCGATCGCCCAGGCGGTCGGGCTGGGCGCCGCCATCGACTACCTGTCGGCGATCGGCATGGACAGGATCGCCGAGCACGAGCACGCGATCACCGCGTACGCGGTCGAGCGGCTGCTCGAAGTCCCGGACCTGCGGATCATCGGCCCGCGGACGGCGGTCGACCGCGGCGCCGCGATCTCCTTCGTCCTGGGGGACATCCACCCGCACGACGTCGGCCAGGTGCTGGACGAGCAGGGCATCGCCGTGCGTGTCGGCCACCACTGCGCGCGGCCGGTCTGCCTGCGGTACGGAATTCCGGCGACCACCCGGGCGTCGTTCTACCTGTACTCGACGCCGGCCGATGTCGATGCCCTCATCGACGGCCTGCACCACGTCCGGAACTTCTTCGGCTGA
- the sufC gene encoding Fe-S cluster assembly ATPase SufC, producing the protein MATLEIRDLHVSVEAESGPREILRGVDLTVKQGETHAIMGPNGSGKSTLAYSLAGHPKYTVTSGSVLLDGENVLDMTVDERARAGVFLAMQYPVEVPGVSVSNFLRTAATAVRGEAPKLRLWVKEVKEAMAALHMDPAFAERNVNEGFSGGEKKRHEILQLELLKPKIAILDETDSGLDVDALRQVSEGINRVASSGEVGTLLVTHYTRILKYIKPDYVHVFSAGRIVESGGAELADKLENEGYASYVKGGASE; encoded by the coding sequence ATGGCAACGCTTGAAATCCGTGACCTGCACGTCTCCGTCGAGGCCGAGAGCGGCCCGCGCGAGATCCTGCGCGGCGTCGACCTCACCGTGAAGCAGGGCGAGACCCACGCGATCATGGGGCCGAACGGCTCCGGCAAGTCGACCCTCGCGTACTCGCTGGCCGGCCACCCGAAGTACACCGTCACCAGCGGCTCGGTGCTGCTGGACGGCGAGAACGTGCTCGACATGACCGTCGACGAGCGGGCCCGCGCCGGCGTCTTCCTGGCCATGCAGTACCCGGTCGAGGTCCCCGGCGTCTCGGTCTCCAACTTCCTGCGCACCGCCGCCACCGCCGTCCGCGGCGAGGCCCCCAAGCTGCGGCTGTGGGTCAAGGAGGTCAAGGAGGCGATGGCCGCCCTGCACATGGACCCGGCCTTCGCCGAGCGCAACGTGAACGAGGGCTTCTCCGGCGGCGAGAAGAAGCGCCACGAGATCCTCCAGCTGGAGCTGCTCAAGCCGAAGATCGCGATCCTCGACGAGACCGACTCCGGCCTGGACGTCGACGCGCTGCGCCAGGTCTCCGAGGGCATCAACCGGGTCGCCTCGTCCGGCGAGGTCGGCACCCTGCTGGTGACCCACTACACGCGCATCCTCAAGTACATCAAGCCCGATTACGTCCACGTCTTCTCGGCCGGCCGCATCGTCGAGTCCGGCGGCGCGGAGCTGGCCGACAAGCTGGAGAACGAGGGCTACGCGTCCTACGTGAAGGGTGGCGCTTCCGAGTGA
- a CDS encoding non-heme iron oxygenase ferredoxin subunit, which produces MSFLRACSLSDLAEDVPKRVELNGVPVSVVFTEGEVFAINDICSHANVSLSEGEVEDCMIECWLHGSSFDLRSGKPSGLPATKPVPVYPVKIEGDDVLVSVNQES; this is translated from the coding sequence ATGAGCTTCCTGCGTGCCTGCTCGCTGAGCGACCTGGCCGAGGACGTGCCCAAGCGCGTCGAGCTCAACGGCGTTCCGGTCTCCGTCGTCTTCACCGAGGGCGAGGTGTTCGCGATCAACGACATCTGCTCGCACGCGAACGTGTCGCTCTCCGAGGGCGAGGTGGAGGACTGCATGATCGAGTGCTGGCTGCACGGCTCCAGCTTCGACCTGCGCTCCGGCAAGCCCTCCGGGCTGCCCGCCACCAAGCCGGTCCCTGTCTACCCCGTAAAGATCGAAGGGGACGATGTGCTCGTCTCCGTCAACCAGGAGTCCTGA
- the sufD gene encoding Fe-S cluster assembly protein SufD, with translation MADAPNPVGSNSTGSTTAGSIEVGTTGAGQQLAGPGTGRASVQQPIDARVAVAPSYDVNDFPVPTGREEDWRFTPLHRLAGLHDGTAVANAAGTDKVELALPQGVTAETVGREDARLGRAGKPVDRVAAQAYSAFEQALIVTVPQDAVLTEPVRIDVHGEGGTRFVHLVIDVKPFAEAVVVVNHTGSGARAANVELLVGDGAKLTFVSVQDWDRDAVHAVQQTALVGRDASFKSVVVTFGGDVVRIHPRVSYAATGGEAELFGLYFADAGQHLEHRLVIDHDTPHCRSNVVYKGALQGKDAHAVWVGDVLIRAAAEGTDTYELNRNLVLTDGARVDSIPNLEIETGEIVGAGHASATGRFDDEQLFYLQARGIPAEEARRLVVRGFFAELVQQIGVAEIQDALLEKIEAELEANV, from the coding sequence ATGGCTGACGCCCCCAACCCCGTAGGCAGCAACAGCACGGGCTCGACCACCGCCGGGTCCATCGAGGTCGGCACGACCGGAGCCGGCCAGCAGCTGGCCGGCCCGGGCACCGGCCGCGCGAGCGTCCAGCAGCCGATCGACGCCCGCGTCGCGGTCGCGCCCTCGTACGACGTGAACGACTTCCCGGTGCCCACCGGCCGCGAGGAGGACTGGCGGTTCACCCCGCTGCACCGCCTGGCCGGCCTGCACGACGGCACCGCCGTGGCGAACGCCGCCGGCACCGACAAGGTCGAGCTGGCCCTGCCGCAGGGCGTCACCGCCGAGACCGTGGGCCGCGAGGACGCGCGCCTCGGCCGGGCGGGCAAGCCGGTCGACCGGGTCGCCGCGCAGGCGTACAGCGCGTTCGAGCAGGCCCTGATCGTCACCGTCCCGCAGGACGCGGTGCTCACCGAGCCGGTGCGGATCGACGTGCACGGCGAGGGCGGCACCCGCTTCGTCCACCTGGTGATCGACGTCAAGCCGTTCGCCGAGGCCGTCGTGGTGGTCAACCACACCGGCTCCGGCGCCCGGGCCGCCAACGTCGAACTGCTGGTCGGCGACGGCGCCAAGCTGACCTTCGTCTCGGTCCAGGACTGGGACCGGGACGCGGTGCACGCCGTCCAGCAGACCGCGCTGGTCGGCCGGGACGCCTCCTTCAAGTCCGTCGTGGTCACCTTCGGCGGCGACGTGGTCCGGATCCACCCGCGGGTCAGCTACGCCGCCACCGGCGGCGAGGCCGAGCTGTTCGGCCTGTACTTCGCGGACGCCGGCCAGCACCTGGAGCACCGTCTGGTCATCGACCACGACACCCCGCACTGCCGCTCCAACGTGGTCTACAAGGGCGCCCTGCAGGGCAAGGACGCGCACGCGGTCTGGGTCGGCGACGTGCTGATCCGCGCCGCCGCCGAGGGCACCGACACCTACGAGCTCAACCGCAACCTGGTGCTCACCGACGGTGCCCGGGTGGACTCGATCCCCAACCTGGAGATCGAGACCGGCGAGATCGTCGGCGCCGGCCACGCCTCGGCCACCGGCCGTTTCGACGACGAGCAGCTGTTCTACCTGCAGGCCCGCGGCATTCCGGCCGAGGAGGCCCGGCGGCTCGTGGTCCGCGGCTTCTTCGCCGAGCTGGTCCAGCAGATCGGCGTCGCCGAGATCCAGGACGCCCTGCTGGAGAAGATCGAGGCCGAGCTGGAAGCGAACGTCTGA
- the sufB gene encoding Fe-S cluster assembly protein SufB — translation MTDIVSHPELEGLGTYEYGWSDPDAAGAAAKRGLSEEVVRDISSKKSESEWMLNLRLKGLKLFGKKPMPTWGSDLTGIDFDNIKYFVRSTEKQAESWEDLPADIKATYDKLGIPEAEKQRLVAGVAAQYESEVVYHQINEELEAQGVIFMDTDTALKEHPEIFAEYFGTVIPAGDNKFAALNTAVWSGGSFIYVPKGVHVEIPLQAYFRINTENMGQFERTLIIVDEDAYVHYVEGCTAPIYSSDSLHSAVVEIIVKKGGRCRYTTIQNWSNNVYNLVTKRAVAYEGATMEWVDGNIGSKVTMKYPAVYLMGEHAKGETLSIAFAGEGQHQDAGAKMVHMAPNTSSNIVSKSVARGGGRTSYRGLIEIGEGSKGAKSNVLCDALLVDTISRSDTYPYVDVREDDVSMGHEATVSKVSEDQLFYLMSRGMTEFEAMAMIVRGFVEPIARELPMEYALELNRLIELQMEGSVG, via the coding sequence ATGACTGACATCGTTTCGCACCCGGAGCTCGAAGGCCTGGGCACCTACGAGTACGGCTGGTCGGACCCGGACGCGGCAGGCGCCGCTGCCAAGCGCGGCCTGAGCGAAGAGGTCGTCCGCGACATCTCCTCGAAGAAGTCCGAGTCCGAGTGGATGCTGAACCTGCGTCTCAAGGGCCTCAAGCTGTTCGGCAAGAAGCCCATGCCGACCTGGGGCTCCGACCTCACCGGCATCGACTTCGACAACATCAAGTACTTCGTGCGCTCGACCGAGAAGCAGGCCGAGTCCTGGGAGGACCTGCCCGCCGACATCAAGGCGACGTACGACAAGCTGGGTATCCCCGAGGCGGAGAAGCAGCGCCTGGTCGCCGGCGTGGCCGCGCAGTACGAGTCCGAGGTGGTCTACCACCAGATCAACGAAGAGCTCGAGGCTCAGGGTGTGATCTTCATGGACACGGACACCGCGCTCAAGGAGCACCCGGAGATCTTCGCGGAGTACTTCGGCACGGTCATCCCGGCCGGCGACAACAAGTTCGCCGCGCTGAACACGGCCGTGTGGTCCGGCGGATCCTTCATCTACGTGCCGAAGGGCGTGCACGTGGAGATCCCGCTGCAGGCCTACTTCCGGATCAACACCGAGAACATGGGCCAGTTCGAGCGGACGCTGATCATCGTCGACGAGGACGCCTACGTCCACTACGTCGAGGGCTGCACCGCGCCGATCTACTCCTCGGACTCGCTGCACAGCGCCGTGGTCGAGATCATCGTCAAGAAGGGCGGCCGCTGCCGCTACACGACGATCCAGAACTGGTCGAACAACGTCTACAACCTGGTCACCAAGCGCGCCGTGGCGTACGAGGGCGCGACCATGGAGTGGGTCGACGGCAACATCGGCTCCAAGGTCACCATGAAGTACCCGGCCGTCTACCTGATGGGCGAGCACGCCAAGGGCGAGACGCTGTCGATCGCCTTCGCGGGCGAGGGCCAGCACCAGGACGCCGGCGCCAAGATGGTGCACATGGCGCCGAACACCTCCTCGAACATCGTCTCCAAGTCGGTGGCGCGCGGCGGTGGCCGGACCTCCTACCGCGGTCTGATCGAGATCGGCGAGGGCTCCAAGGGCGCCAAGTCGAACGTGCTCTGCGACGCGCTGCTGGTGGACACGATCTCCCGCTCCGACACCTACCCCTACGTGGACGTCCGCGAGGACGACGTGTCGATGGGCCACGAGGCGACCGTCTCCAAGGTCAGCGAGGACCAGCTCTTCTACCTGATGAGCCGGGGCATGACCGAGTTCGAGGCCATGGCCATGATCGTGCGCGGCTTCGTCGAGCCGATCGCCCGCGAGCTCCCGATGGAGTACGCGCTGGAGCTGAACCGGCTGATCGAGCTGCAGATGGAGGGCTCCGTCGGCTGA
- a CDS encoding helix-turn-helix transcriptional regulator produces the protein MRERNQQQEADAAPGCAVPETATEVLLEGHRATRDRVARSILDHGPSSAADLAARLGLTSAAVRRHLDGLTAGGLVESREQRVHGSRGRGRPAKVFGLTESGRDAFYQAYDQLAADALRWISDAVGGGKAGEEAVAAFARARFGKQGEKYSGALEQASADQRTEALAQALSADGYAATVRRVPSATASGAPAGAQLCQHHCPVAHIAEQFPQLCEAETEFFSQLLGTHVQRLATIAHGDGVCTTYVPAPGAASSSAGRRTPGAVPTAGTPLTDPEPASARRNLA, from the coding sequence ATGCGGGAGCGGAACCAGCAGCAGGAGGCCGACGCGGCCCCCGGCTGCGCCGTGCCCGAAACGGCGACAGAGGTGCTGCTGGAGGGTCACCGCGCCACCCGTGACCGGGTCGCGCGCTCGATCCTCGACCACGGCCCCTCGTCCGCCGCGGACCTCGCGGCCCGGCTGGGCCTGACGTCCGCCGCGGTCCGCCGCCATCTGGACGGTCTCACCGCCGGCGGTCTGGTCGAGTCCCGCGAGCAGCGGGTCCACGGCAGCCGTGGCCGCGGCCGTCCGGCCAAGGTCTTCGGTCTCACCGAGTCCGGCCGGGACGCCTTCTACCAGGCGTACGACCAGCTCGCCGCCGACGCGCTGCGCTGGATCTCCGACGCGGTGGGCGGCGGCAAGGCGGGCGAGGAGGCGGTCGCCGCCTTCGCCCGGGCCCGCTTCGGCAAGCAGGGCGAGAAGTACTCCGGCGCGCTGGAGCAGGCCTCGGCCGACCAGCGCACCGAGGCACTTGCGCAGGCCCTGAGCGCCGACGGGTACGCTGCCACGGTGCGGCGAGTGCCGTCCGCCACGGCGTCCGGCGCCCCGGCGGGCGCTCAGCTCTGCCAGCACCACTGCCCGGTCGCGCACATCGCCGAGCAGTTCCCGCAGCTCTGCGAGGCGGAGACCGAGTTCTTCTCCCAGCTCCTGGGCACCCATGTGCAACGGCTGGCCACCATCGCCCACGGCGACGGGGTCTGCACCACCTACGTGCCGGCACCCGGTGCCGCATCGTCGTCCGCCGGTCGGCGGACGCCCGGTGCAGTGCCGACTGCCGGTACGCCACTCACCGATCCGGAACCTGCGTCCGCGCGGAGGAATCTCGCATGA
- a CDS encoding ABC transporter ATP-binding protein: MHADSVRPHPAVRITGLVKRYGGKTAVDGLDLTVAAGTITAVLGPNGAGKTTTIETCEGYRRPDAGSVRVLGLDPQAQNALLRPRIGVMLQSGGVYAGARAVEMLQHTAKLYAHPLDVPELVERLGLGSCGRTTYRRLSGGQQQRLALAMAVVGRPELVFLDEPTAGLDPQARRATWELVRDLRRDGVTVVVSTHHMDEAEQLADEVAVVDRGRVIAAGTPDALCRGGAEDSLRFDGPPGLDLGPLLKALPAGAGATETTPGSYRVEAPVDPQLLATVTGWCAASGILPERLAVQRRSLEDVFLDLTGRELRA; the protein is encoded by the coding sequence ATGCACGCAGACTCCGTCCGTCCACACCCCGCGGTCCGGATCACCGGGCTGGTCAAGCGCTACGGCGGCAAGACCGCGGTGGACGGACTCGACCTCACCGTGGCGGCCGGGACCATCACCGCCGTGCTCGGCCCGAACGGCGCCGGCAAGACCACCACCATCGAGACCTGCGAGGGCTACCGCCGCCCGGACGCCGGCAGCGTCCGGGTGCTCGGCCTCGACCCGCAGGCCCAGAACGCCCTGCTGCGGCCGCGGATCGGCGTGATGCTCCAGTCGGGCGGCGTGTACGCGGGCGCGCGCGCCGTCGAGATGCTCCAGCACACCGCCAAGCTGTACGCCCACCCGCTGGACGTCCCCGAGCTGGTCGAGCGCCTCGGCCTCGGCTCCTGCGGCCGCACCACCTACCGCCGCCTCTCCGGCGGCCAGCAGCAGCGACTCGCGCTCGCCATGGCCGTGGTCGGCCGCCCCGAGCTCGTCTTCCTGGACGAGCCCACCGCGGGCCTCGACCCGCAGGCCCGCCGCGCCACCTGGGAGCTCGTCCGCGACCTGCGCCGGGACGGCGTCACCGTGGTCGTCAGCACCCACCACATGGACGAGGCCGAGCAACTCGCCGACGAGGTCGCCGTCGTCGACCGCGGCAGGGTCATCGCCGCCGGCACCCCGGACGCCCTGTGCCGCGGCGGCGCCGAGGACAGCCTGCGCTTCGACGGCCCGCCCGGCCTGGATCTCGGCCCGCTGCTCAAGGCGCTCCCCGCCGGCGCCGGCGCCACCGAGACCACGCCCGGGTCGTACCGTGTCGAGGCCCCGGTCGACCCGCAGCTGCTCGCCACCGTCACCGGCTGGTGCGCCGCGAGCGGCATCCTGCCGGAACGGCTCGCGGTGCAGCGCCGCAGCCTCGAAGACGTCTTCCTCGACCTGACCGGACGGGAACTGCGCGCATGA
- a CDS encoding ABC transporter permease, whose protein sequence is MSERTERAVRPLTTHTPRPGAAPVSRMLLAQTAFETRMLLRNGEQLLLTVIIPTVLLVLFSSVDIVAADGPGKRVDFLAPGLLALAVLSTAFTGQAIATGFERRYGVLKRLGASPLPRWALLTAKTGCVLVTEALQVALLSVIALALGWSPHGDPVAVAALLVLGTAAFSGLGLLMAGTLRAEATLAAANLVFVLLLLGGGVIVPLSKFPSAVRGALELLPISALSDGLRSVLQSGAGVPWADLGVLAGWAVLATAAAARFFRWE, encoded by the coding sequence ATGAGCGAGCGAACCGAGCGGGCCGTCCGGCCCCTGACCACCCACACCCCCCGGCCCGGCGCCGCCCCGGTCTCCCGGATGCTGCTCGCGCAGACCGCCTTCGAGACCAGGATGCTGCTGCGCAACGGCGAGCAGCTGCTGCTGACGGTGATCATCCCGACCGTGCTGCTGGTGCTCTTCAGCTCGGTCGACATCGTCGCCGCGGACGGCCCCGGCAAGCGGGTCGACTTCCTCGCCCCCGGCCTGCTCGCCCTCGCCGTGCTGTCCACCGCGTTCACCGGGCAGGCCATCGCCACCGGCTTCGAGCGGCGCTACGGCGTCCTCAAGCGGCTCGGCGCCAGCCCGCTCCCCCGCTGGGCCCTGCTCACCGCCAAGACCGGCTGCGTGCTGGTCACCGAGGCACTGCAGGTCGCCCTGCTCTCGGTGATCGCGCTGGCGCTGGGCTGGTCCCCGCACGGCGACCCGGTCGCGGTCGCCGCCCTGCTCGTCCTCGGCACCGCGGCCTTCTCGGGCCTCGGCCTGCTGATGGCCGGCACCCTGCGGGCCGAGGCCACCCTGGCCGCGGCCAACCTGGTCTTCGTCCTGCTGCTGCTGGGCGGCGGCGTGATCGTCCCGCTGTCGAAGTTCCCCTCGGCCGTACGCGGCGCCCTGGAGCTGCTGCCGATCAGCGCGCTCTCCGACGGGCTGCGCTCGGTCCTGCAGAGCGGCGCCGGCGTCCCCTGGGCCGATCTCGGCGTGCTGGCCGGCTGGGCCGTCCTCGCGACGGCGGCGGCGGCGCGCTTCTTCCGCTGGGAGTGA
- the dmpI gene encoding 4-oxalocrotonate tautomerase DmpI, which translates to MPIVTVQQGPRSIELKRDLVKRITDAFVDAYGLPAETVQVWIHETPADSWANAGKLIADL; encoded by the coding sequence ATGCCGATCGTCACCGTGCAGCAGGGCCCCCGGAGCATCGAGCTCAAGCGCGATCTGGTCAAGCGGATCACCGACGCCTTCGTGGACGCCTACGGCCTCCCGGCCGAGACCGTGCAGGTCTGGATCCACGAGACCCCGGCCGACAGCTGGGCCAACGCCGGCAAGCTGATCGCCGACCTGTAG